One window of Candidatus Regiella endosymbiont of Tuberolachnus salignus genomic DNA carries:
- the ptrA gene encoding pitrilysin, whose amino-acid sequence MSKQFQRILQTCIFLFLLIPASWASKGWQPLTETIHKSADDPRQYQAVKLINGITVLLISDVMAPKSLAALALPVGFLEDPNTQLGLAHYAEHMVLQGSQRFPESDDFANFLKKHGGSYNASTASYRTGYYLEVENKALTPAVERLADAIAAPLFKPINADRERHAVHAEASMARSSDGIRMWLIDGETLNPAHPFARFPIGNLDTLQDKPDSKLQDELIKFHQRYYSANIMVAVLYSNQSLAKLAELAANTFGKISNRNVEVPLITVPVATSEQTGIIIHTVPAQPRKQLKIDFRIDNNSAAFRSKTDDYISYLISNTSDNTLSDWLQKQGLADAIKAEVDPMSARNGGVFTIEVSLTDKGLAQRDKIIAAIFNYLNLLHKNGIKKSYFDEMARMLNLDFRYLSVTRDMNYIHELVDMMLRVPVTHVLDAPYLADRFDPEAITARLAEMTPEKARIWFISPEEPHNKVAYFLNAPYQVDKMSTQQLTNWKQLANDLTFSLPTLNPYIANDFSLIENKKSGIVHPHKILDEPGLRVFHMPSQYFANEPKADISIAFRFEAAQNSARHQVLFALTHYLANRSLNQLRTQADVGGIQFSIGSNQGLYINAHGFTQRLPNLLLTLLKQYSAFTPTKEQLEQAKSYYREQLEINEKRRAFELAIYPVKMLSQVPYTERAERQKTLDHINVQDIVNYRNDLLQRAAVEILAIGNILPQQVNVLAQSLKKQLAFNGTTWSIEKDIVIDKTQLANLERISGSTDTALAAVYVPIGYSEIESKAYSHLLTQIIHPWFFEQLRTQEQLGYAVFSAPIVIGKQWGVGFILQSSSKQPDYLYQRYLAFYPQILKRLEEMTPADFSQYQQGLINTLQQRPQTLAEEANRYESDFNRHRFTFDHRHNMIEQVKKLNQKSLVNYFQQAVIKPQGLALLSQVKSQEPALLKNGDYATMTEWITYPTISALQATMPRVTPPAGSPQTSH is encoded by the coding sequence ATGTCGAAACAATTTCAGCGGATCTTACAAACCTGTATTTTTTTATTTTTGCTGATTCCAGCAAGTTGGGCGAGTAAGGGTTGGCAACCGTTGACAGAAACCATTCATAAAAGTGCAGATGATCCTCGTCAATATCAGGCTGTAAAATTAATTAATGGTATAACCGTATTGTTAATTTCTGATGTGATGGCACCAAAGTCCTTAGCGGCATTGGCACTGCCGGTTGGTTTTTTGGAGGATCCTAATACACAATTGGGTTTAGCACATTATGCAGAGCATATGGTTTTACAGGGTTCGCAACGTTTTCCTGAATCGGATGACTTTGCTAACTTTCTGAAAAAACATGGTGGCAGCTATAACGCAAGTACTGCGTCTTACCGTACGGGCTATTATCTTGAAGTTGAAAACAAAGCATTAACACCTGCCGTTGAACGTCTTGCTGATGCAATTGCCGCACCGTTATTCAAGCCTATTAACGCTGATCGAGAACGTCATGCGGTTCATGCAGAGGCGTCAATGGCACGTTCCAGCGATGGTATTCGCATGTGGTTAATAGACGGTGAAACACTTAATCCAGCGCACCCTTTTGCGCGTTTTCCGATCGGCAACTTAGATACCCTACAAGATAAACCAGACAGTAAATTGCAGGATGAATTAATCAAATTTCATCAACGCTATTATTCAGCAAATATTATGGTTGCGGTACTTTATAGCAATCAATCATTGGCAAAATTAGCAGAATTGGCAGCTAACACCTTCGGAAAAATAAGCAATCGCAATGTGGAAGTTCCCTTAATTACAGTGCCCGTTGCAACTTCTGAACAAACGGGGATTATTATCCATACTGTCCCAGCGCAACCCCGTAAACAGCTAAAAATAGATTTCCGTATTGATAATAATAGTGCGGCTTTCCGCAGTAAAACAGATGATTATATTAGTTATTTGATCAGTAATACCAGCGACAATACGCTTTCTGACTGGTTACAAAAACAAGGATTAGCCGATGCGATTAAGGCAGAAGTGGATCCAATGAGTGCACGTAACGGCGGGGTATTTACTATTGAGGTTTCCTTAACTGATAAAGGATTAGCACAGCGGGATAAAATTATTGCAGCCATCTTCAACTATTTAAATCTATTACATAAAAATGGCATTAAAAAGAGTTATTTTGATGAAATGGCGCGTATGCTGAATTTAGATTTTCGTTACCTCTCCGTTACACGAGACATGAATTATATACATGAATTGGTCGATATGATGTTGCGTGTACCCGTCACTCACGTGTTAGACGCACCCTATTTGGCCGATCGATTCGATCCTGAAGCCATCACAGCAAGACTCGCGGAAATGACGCCTGAAAAAGCCCGCATTTGGTTTATCAGCCCTGAAGAGCCTCATAATAAAGTGGCGTATTTTCTCAATGCCCCTTATCAGGTTGATAAAATGAGTACTCAGCAGCTCACTAACTGGAAACAATTGGCTAACGATCTTACTTTCTCATTACCCACATTAAACCCCTATATTGCCAATGATTTTTCTTTAATTGAAAATAAAAAATCAGGCATTGTACATCCACACAAGATCCTTGATGAACCCGGATTGCGGGTGTTCCACATGCCGAGTCAATACTTTGCCAATGAACCCAAAGCTGACATCTCTATCGCTTTTCGTTTTGAAGCCGCCCAAAATTCGGCACGCCATCAAGTACTCTTTGCCCTAACCCATTATTTGGCAAATCGCTCTCTTAATCAGCTTCGTACTCAAGCAGATGTTGGTGGGATACAATTTTCGATTGGATCGAACCAGGGGTTGTATATTAATGCCCATGGTTTCACGCAGCGACTGCCTAATTTATTGCTCACATTATTAAAACAATACTCTGCTTTTACACCGACGAAAGAGCAGCTAGAGCAAGCCAAATCCTATTATCGTGAACAATTAGAGATTAATGAAAAAAGACGGGCGTTTGAACTCGCAATTTATCCCGTTAAGATGTTATCTCAGGTTCCTTATACCGAACGGGCTGAGCGGCAAAAAACGCTTGATCATATTAACGTGCAAGATATTGTCAATTATCGGAATGATTTACTACAACGGGCGGCGGTTGAAATATTAGCTATAGGTAATATATTGCCTCAACAAGTCAATGTATTAGCGCAATCACTTAAAAAACAACTCGCGTTTAATGGAACCACTTGGTCGATAGAAAAAGATATTGTTATTGATAAAACACAATTAGCCAACCTTGAACGTATCAGTGGCAGCACCGATACCGCTTTAGCTGCAGTTTACGTCCCAATCGGTTACAGTGAAATCGAAAGTAAAGCTTACAGTCATTTGCTGACTCAAATCATTCACCCCTGGTTCTTTGAGCAGTTAAGAACACAAGAGCAACTTGGTTATGCCGTTTTTTCAGCGCCAATAGTGATTGGGAAACAGTGGGGAGTGGGTTTCATACTACAGAGTAGCAGCAAACAACCCGATTACCTTTATCAGCGGTATCTGGCATTTTATCCTCAAATACTAAAACGTTTAGAAGAAATGACACCGGCGGATTTTTCACAATATCAACAGGGGTTAATTAATACACTACAACAACGGCCTCAAACGTTAGCGGAAGAAGCAAATCGTTATGAAAGTGATTTTAATCGCCATCGTTTTACCTTTGATCATCGTCACAATATGATTGAACAAGTGAAAAAGCTTAATCAAAAATCATTAGTCAATTATTTTCAGCAGGCGGTGATAAAACCTCAAGGATTAGCCTTACTTTCTCAGGTTAAAAGCCAGGAACCAGCGTTATTGAAAAATGGTGATTATGCAACGATGACGGAATGGATCACCTATCCTACTATTTCAGCTCTGCAAGCTACTATGCCCAGAGTTACACCGCCAGCGGGATCCCCTCAAACCAGCCATTAA
- the recB gene encoding exodeoxyribonuclease V subunit beta — protein sequence MKANSPQSLEPLSLPLWGERLIEASAGTGKTFTIGVLYLRLLLGLGGDTAYPRRLTVEEILVVTFTEAATEELKGRIRSNIHRLRIACVRGASDDAMDQALLNEITDLADAAAQLLAAERQMDEAAIYTIHGFCQRILAANAFESGILFEQTLIHDELPLRRQACADFWRRYCYPLSLHEARAVSQEWQGPEQLLNDLSPYLQGEVPQFRQAPKDQSISQRHQQIVTKIDELKTHWCQKADKLAALISDSAVDKRSYSSKNLPHWLTIVTQWAEQETRDYFLPQALAKFRQSVLYDKTKQDNPPEDALFLAIDQLFSDPLTLRDLIITKAIREIREAVQQEKRQRAVLGFDDLLSRLDTALQQSAGESLAAAIRSNYPLAMIDEFQDTDPQQYRIFNRIYANQEHCGLLLIGDPKQAIYAFRGADIFTYIRARAEINAHYTLSTNWRSSHQMVRSVNRLFNQVNVPFLFEQIPFVNVIAAKKNAELAFEIDKKIQPALHFWLQPGEKVNLGEYQQLMAQQCATQIRDWLTAGQLGRANLITQKGSRPVQASDITILVRNRTEAMVVRKALNMLAIPSIYLSSQDSVFDTPEAKDLFWLLQAVLAPEQERTLRCAMATSLLGLDIKKLDQLNHNEQAWDALVDEFDGYRQHWRKHGILPMLREIITRRELAENLLASPGGERRLTDLLHLGELLQTAATQLDSEHALVRWIAQQISQPERHAEHQQLRLESDAPLVKVVTIHKSKGLEYPLVWLPFIVNFRQQHEAFYHDRQNFTAMLDLNPNDESKKLAQQERLAEDLRLLYVALTRSVYHCSIGIAPLTKGSRKQGNSDLHQTAIGYLLQRGESGDADYLAEQLAILMTTDSKSEDIAVSVVATLDKQIWQPQKSTKIPLAAKIFTRQIQDHWRVTSYSGLQQAFQSSVEPISQPQDVVKSVDKPTWLTPLNNDTVSKTVSLVNNLTPHHFPRGAIAGTFLHGLLELLDFSQPIDLEWLTDQLLQKGFDTIWSPVLHQWLTDILHTPLNETGVSLASLTPANKQAELQFHLPINSLLQANELDNLIKQYDPISARCQALNFQQVQGMLKGFIDLVFCWQGKFYLLDYKSNWLGEDSRAYHPTAMTMSMAEHRYDLQYQLYTLALHRYLGHRLTDYDYQRHFGGVIYLFLRGIDANYPGNGVFSYRPQQQLIHALDDLFSREITAT from the coding sequence ATGAAAGCGAACTCCCCACAATCACTTGAGCCACTAAGCTTACCATTGTGGGGAGAACGCCTCATCGAAGCGTCTGCCGGAACAGGTAAAACATTTACCATAGGTGTGCTGTATTTACGTTTACTGTTGGGACTGGGTGGCGACACGGCTTATCCACGCCGCTTAACAGTGGAAGAAATTTTAGTCGTCACCTTTACTGAAGCGGCAACAGAGGAATTAAAAGGGAGGATCCGCAGCAATATTCATCGCTTGCGGATAGCCTGTGTACGTGGAGCCAGCGATGATGCGATGGATCAGGCATTATTAAATGAGATAACGGATCTGGCTGACGCGGCAGCGCAATTGTTAGCGGCGGAACGGCAAATGGATGAAGCGGCTATTTATACTATTCATGGCTTTTGCCAAAGAATATTAGCGGCTAATGCTTTCGAATCTGGCATTTTATTTGAACAAACCTTAATCCATGATGAATTACCGCTACGTCGGCAAGCTTGTGCCGATTTTTGGCGCCGGTATTGTTATCCACTTTCCTTGCATGAAGCGCGAGCGGTAAGCCAAGAATGGCAAGGGCCTGAACAACTACTCAATGATCTCTCTCCGTATTTACAAGGTGAAGTGCCACAATTTCGCCAAGCGCCAAAGGATCAAAGTATTAGTCAGCGTCACCAACAAATAGTGACCAAAATTGATGAACTGAAAACACATTGGTGCCAAAAAGCCGATAAATTGGCTGCATTAATCAGCGATTCTGCTGTCGACAAACGCAGCTATAGCAGTAAAAATCTCCCTCATTGGTTAACCATAGTCACCCAATGGGCAGAGCAGGAAACCCGTGATTATTTTTTACCCCAAGCGCTGGCTAAATTCCGTCAGTCCGTTTTGTATGATAAAACTAAACAAGACAATCCCCCAGAAGATGCGCTATTTTTGGCCATCGACCAACTATTTTCCGACCCCCTAACGTTACGTGATCTCATTATCACAAAGGCCATCAGGGAGATCCGCGAAGCGGTTCAACAAGAAAAACGTCAACGGGCAGTACTGGGTTTTGATGATTTATTAAGTCGTTTGGACACGGCCTTACAACAATCGGCAGGAGAGTCGTTAGCCGCCGCGATCCGTAGCAATTATCCCCTCGCGATGATCGATGAATTTCAGGATACTGATCCGCAACAATACCGTATTTTTAATCGTATTTACGCTAATCAAGAGCATTGTGGACTGTTGTTGATTGGTGATCCCAAACAAGCCATTTATGCCTTCCGCGGCGCCGATATTTTTACTTATATTCGTGCCCGCGCTGAAATTAATGCCCATTACACTTTATCGACTAACTGGCGTTCTTCTCATCAGATGGTGCGATCTGTCAATCGATTGTTTAATCAAGTTAATGTGCCTTTTTTATTTGAGCAAATTCCCTTTGTTAATGTTATTGCGGCGAAAAAAAATGCCGAATTAGCCTTCGAAATCGATAAAAAAATACAACCTGCACTCCATTTTTGGTTACAACCTGGAGAAAAAGTCAATCTCGGTGAATACCAACAACTCATGGCTCAGCAATGCGCGACACAAATACGCGATTGGCTTACGGCAGGACAACTTGGACGCGCCAACTTAATCACCCAAAAAGGGTCTCGCCCCGTTCAAGCATCAGATATCACTATCTTAGTCCGTAATCGTACTGAGGCCATGGTAGTCAGAAAAGCGTTAAATATGCTGGCTATTCCCTCTATTTATTTATCGAGTCAGGACAGTGTCTTTGATACTCCAGAAGCCAAAGATTTATTTTGGTTGTTACAAGCCGTGTTGGCTCCAGAGCAAGAACGCACTTTACGTTGTGCAATGGCGACCAGTTTACTGGGACTTGATATAAAAAAATTAGATCAATTAAACCATAATGAACAAGCTTGGGATGCACTGGTCGATGAATTTGATGGTTACCGCCAACATTGGCGGAAACATGGCATTTTACCCATGTTACGAGAGATCATAACCCGGCGCGAACTGGCCGAGAATTTGTTAGCCAGCCCAGGGGGTGAAAGGCGCTTGACTGATTTACTCCATTTGGGAGAACTGTTACAAACAGCAGCAACACAGCTTGACAGTGAACATGCATTAGTCCGTTGGATAGCGCAACAAATCTCACAGCCTGAACGACACGCTGAACATCAACAACTGCGGCTGGAAAGTGATGCGCCTTTGGTTAAAGTGGTCACTATCCATAAATCAAAAGGATTAGAATATCCTTTGGTCTGGTTGCCGTTTATCGTTAATTTTCGTCAACAACATGAAGCGTTTTATCATGATCGTCAAAATTTTACCGCTATGCTGGATCTTAATCCTAATGATGAAAGTAAAAAATTGGCTCAGCAGGAACGCCTAGCGGAAGATTTACGTTTACTTTATGTGGCCTTAACCCGTTCGGTTTACCACTGTAGTATAGGGATCGCACCTTTAACCAAAGGCAGCCGTAAACAAGGTAACAGTGATTTACATCAAACCGCTATCGGTTATTTGTTGCAAAGAGGGGAGTCAGGTGATGCTGATTATTTGGCAGAACAATTAGCAATATTGATGACAACAGACAGCAAAAGCGAGGATATTGCCGTATCTGTGGTGGCGACACTGGATAAACAAATTTGGCAACCGCAAAAATCGACAAAAATTCCACTTGCAGCAAAAATATTTACGCGACAAATACAAGATCATTGGCGCGTGACCAGTTATTCAGGGTTACAACAGGCTTTCCAATCATCCGTAGAGCCAATATCACAACCGCAAGATGTCGTTAAATCAGTAGACAAACCAACGTGGTTAACGCCATTAAACAATGATACCGTGAGTAAAACGGTATCGCTGGTAAATAATTTGACACCACACCATTTCCCTCGTGGTGCAATAGCGGGAACATTTTTGCATGGGCTACTCGAGCTGCTTGATTTTAGTCAACCCATCGACCTGGAATGGCTAACCGATCAACTCCTACAAAAGGGTTTTGACACTATTTGGTCACCGGTATTACACCAATGGTTAACCGATATTTTACATACCCCATTGAACGAAACAGGGGTAAGCTTGGCGAGTTTGACGCCAGCGAATAAACAGGCAGAATTACAATTTCATCTACCGATCAATAGTCTATTGCAAGCAAATGAATTAGATAATTTGATCAAACAATATGATCCCATATCAGCGCGTTGTCAGGCATTGAATTTTCAACAAGTGCAAGGAATGCTAAAAGGTTTTATTGATTTGGTGTTTTGCTGGCAAGGGAAATTTTATCTATTGGATTATAAATCGAATTGGTTAGGTGAAGACAGTCGTGCTTACCACCCTACAGCAATGACCATGAGCATGGCTGAACATCGCTATGATTTGCAATATCAGCTCTATACCTTAGCATTGCATCGTTATCTAGGTCATCGCTTAACTGATTATGATTATCAGCGACATTTCGGCGGGGTGATCTATTTATTTTTACGTGGGATTGATGCTAACTACCCAGGTAATGGTGTTTTTTCCTACCGCCCTCAACAACAATTAATTCACGCATTAGATGATCTATTTAGCAGAGAGATCACTGCCACATGA
- the recD gene encoding exodeoxyribonuclease V subunit alpha, translated as MMELLDQAIRERLLRPIDVQFARMIAPDHCPALQLAAAYLSAEVGAGHICLPITSLQPQCLFAGRQPELTRALWHAAKAPDVQCWRDSLQCSPSVSDGSQPTPLVLQYDRLYLQRMWQSEGDVVRFIAGSRVNEAINENQLRNILDQLFGTDTDEVDWQKIAAAVAVTGKISVISGGPGTGKTTTVAKLLIALVRLTAGAQLRIQLAAPTGKAAARLSESLGKTWQQLALNEIERKLLPDQASTLHGLLGIQLNGQGVRYHPANPLNLDVLVVDEASMVDLPMMAKLIAALPAKARVIFLGDRDQLASVEAGAVFGDICRLAVLGYSAPRAEQLARVTGYRLDQLCNYHREKKNETLTTQTRVGDSLCLLKKSYRFDKKSGIGQLAEAVNTGKYQRALSVLQRNHTDVEYVVLTEAENYKALLQASVIGYQTYLEQVMQGNDAAEILAAFNRYQLLCALRAGPFGVSGLNQQIEHMLRNKGLIRRSKRLSNDWYSGRPIMIGRNDSALGLFNGDVGIALPGAHGHLRVYFQLPNGDIKSVQPNRLPYHDTAYVMTVHKSQGSEFEHTALVLPPHFSPLITRELLYTGITRARRKLTLYASHQVLNHAINTSTLRRSGLIDRLYSRIKSD; from the coding sequence ATGATGGAATTATTAGATCAGGCTATCCGTGAGCGATTATTACGTCCTATTGACGTGCAGTTTGCCCGCATGATCGCGCCGGATCATTGTCCTGCGTTACAGCTGGCCGCCGCCTACCTTAGCGCTGAAGTAGGCGCTGGACATATCTGTTTACCCATAACAAGTTTGCAACCTCAATGTTTATTTGCTGGCCGTCAACCTGAGCTTACTCGAGCACTGTGGCATGCCGCCAAAGCGCCGGATGTACAATGTTGGCGTGACAGTTTGCAATGCTCGCCCTCTGTTAGTGATGGCTCACAACCCACTCCCTTAGTTTTACAGTATGATCGGCTTTATCTGCAAAGGATGTGGCAAAGTGAAGGCGATGTCGTCCGTTTTATTGCCGGTAGCAGAGTTAATGAGGCGATCAATGAAAATCAGCTGCGAAATATTTTAGATCAACTCTTTGGTACTGATACTGATGAGGTCGATTGGCAAAAAATAGCAGCAGCAGTGGCAGTAACAGGAAAAATATCGGTCATTTCAGGTGGACCAGGCACCGGTAAAACCACCACGGTAGCAAAATTGCTCATTGCCTTAGTACGCTTAACCGCAGGGGCTCAGCTGCGTATTCAGTTGGCGGCACCTACCGGTAAAGCCGCCGCACGTTTAAGCGAGTCTTTGGGGAAAACCTGGCAACAATTAGCGCTTAATGAAATAGAACGTAAGCTATTGCCTGATCAAGCTTCAACTCTGCATGGTTTACTTGGGATACAGCTTAATGGCCAAGGGGTGCGCTATCATCCCGCTAATCCGTTAAATCTTGATGTTTTGGTGGTCGATGAAGCTTCAATGGTTGATTTGCCCATGATGGCAAAATTAATTGCTGCATTGCCCGCTAAAGCCCGCGTGATTTTTCTCGGTGATAGAGATCAATTAGCATCAGTAGAAGCCGGTGCAGTCTTTGGTGATATCTGTCGTTTGGCTGTCTTAGGTTACAGTGCGCCCCGTGCTGAGCAATTAGCCCGCGTGACCGGTTACCGATTAGATCAGCTCTGTAATTATCATCGGGAAAAGAAAAATGAGACGTTGACAACACAAACCCGTGTTGGTGATAGCCTCTGTTTATTGAAAAAAAGTTACCGCTTTGATAAAAAATCAGGCATAGGACAACTTGCTGAAGCCGTGAACACAGGCAAATATCAACGGGCTTTATCTGTTTTGCAAAGAAACCACACTGACGTTGAATATGTGGTATTAACTGAAGCTGAAAATTATAAAGCCTTACTGCAAGCCAGTGTGATAGGGTATCAGACCTATCTTGAACAGGTTATGCAAGGTAATGATGCAGCTGAGATATTAGCCGCTTTTAACCGTTATCAATTGCTCTGCGCGCTACGCGCTGGACCCTTTGGTGTCAGTGGTTTAAACCAGCAAATTGAACACATGTTACGGAACAAAGGCTTGATTCGACGTTCAAAGAGGCTATCTAACGACTGGTATAGCGGACGTCCTATTATGATTGGACGTAACGATAGCGCACTTGGATTATTCAACGGTGATGTTGGCATTGCGTTACCTGGTGCTCATGGCCATCTGCGTGTTTATTTTCAATTGCCAAATGGTGATATTAAATCAGTACAACCTAACCGTTTACCCTACCACGACACGGCATACGTAATGACCGTACACAAATCTCAAGGCTCAGAATTTGAGCATACTGCTTTAGTACTCCCCCCCCATTTTTCACCGTTAATAACACGTGAATTACTCTACACTGGCATTACCCGCGCACGAAGGAAACTAACGCTTTATGCGTCTCATCAGGTTTTAAATCACGCTATTAATACATCAACGTTAAGACGTAGTGGCTTGATTGATCGCTTATATAGCCGAATCAAATCAGACTGA
- the dksA gene encoding RNA polymerase-binding protein DksA produces the protein MQKGQKHPNSSLSILAIAGVEPYKEKPGEEYMNVDQLAHFKKILTAWSHQLRDEADKTISHMKNDGANFPDPIDRAAQEEEFSLELRSRDRECKLIKKIEKTLNNIEGDDFGYCEECGVEIGIRRLEARPTATMCIDCKTLAEIREKQMTG, from the coding sequence ATGCAAAAAGGGCAAAAACATCCGAATTCGTCCCTGAGCATTCTCGCTATCGCTGGGGTGGAGCCTTATAAAGAAAAGCCCGGCGAAGAGTACATGAATGTTGATCAGCTAGCGCATTTCAAAAAAATTTTAACAGCATGGAGTCATCAGCTCAGAGATGAGGCAGACAAGACGATCAGCCACATGAAAAATGACGGAGCTAACTTCCCTGATCCCATTGACCGAGCAGCTCAAGAAGAAGAATTTAGCCTTGAATTACGAAGCCGCGATCGTGAATGTAAACTTATCAAGAAAATAGAAAAAACCCTGAACAACATTGAAGGTGACGATTTTGGCTATTGTGAAGAGTGCGGTGTAGAAATTGGTATTCGCCGTTTAGAAGCAAGGCCTACCGCAACTATGTGCATTGACTGTAAAACCCTAGCTGAAATAAGGGAAAAACAGATGACAGGTTAA
- the pcnB gene encoding polynucleotide adenylyltransferase PcnB, protein MFTRVAKIYRNVLIYKNKIFRKDNIASTHNPLNKSNTQSLPEKKHLMTTTPRDKHNISRKDISDNALKVLYRLNKSGYEAYLVGGGVRDLLLGKKPQDFDIATNATPEQVRKLFRNCRLIGRRFRLAHIMFGRDIIEVATFRGHHEQELSKNNDKNASQQAQSGMLLRDNIFGSIEEDAQRRDFTINSLYYGSSDFVLRDYCGGLHDLKQSVIRLIGDPEVRYREDPVRMLRAVRFAAKLDMTISPETAEPIKRMASLLSHIPPARLFEESLKLLQGGYGYKSYLKLCEYQLFQPLFPLIFNHFTERQDSPMERILVQVLKNTDDRLHNDKQVNPAFLFATMLWYPLIEHAQKLKQESGLAYHEAFSLAMNDVLELENRSLAIPKRITIVIREIWSLQLRLPRREGGRAYKLMQHPKFRAAYDLLMLRAEAENNQILQKLSHWWIQFQAATLEQKKSMLATLATSRRPRRPTKQKSVHHSE, encoded by the coding sequence ATTTTTACCCGAGTAGCTAAAATCTACCGCAATGTGCTGATATATAAAAATAAAATATTTCGTAAAGATAATATTGCTAGTACGCATAACCCCCTCAATAAAAGCAATACGCAGTCGTTGCCAGAAAAAAAGCACCTTATGACCACCACTCCGCGAGATAAACATAACATTTCTCGTAAAGATATCAGCGATAATGCCTTGAAAGTGCTGTATCGGCTAAATAAATCAGGCTATGAAGCTTATTTAGTCGGTGGTGGTGTCCGCGATTTACTGCTTGGTAAAAAACCACAAGATTTTGATATTGCGACTAACGCTACACCAGAACAGGTACGTAAACTATTTCGTAATTGTCGTCTGATTGGTCGCCGTTTCCGTTTAGCGCATATTATGTTTGGACGCGATATTATTGAAGTCGCTACTTTTCGTGGTCATCATGAGCAAGAATTGAGTAAAAATAATGATAAGAATGCTTCTCAGCAAGCGCAAAGCGGGATGTTGTTGCGAGATAATATCTTTGGATCTATTGAAGAAGATGCCCAACGTCGTGATTTCACTATCAATAGTCTCTATTATGGCAGTTCAGATTTTGTACTGAGGGATTATTGTGGTGGACTCCATGATCTAAAACAAAGTGTGATTCGCTTAATCGGCGATCCTGAAGTGCGTTATCGGGAAGACCCGGTACGAATGTTACGTGCCGTGCGTTTTGCAGCCAAATTGGATATGACCATTAGCCCTGAGACAGCAGAGCCTATTAAGCGTATGGCTTCATTATTGAGTCATATTCCACCAGCGCGATTGTTTGAAGAGTCACTTAAATTGTTGCAAGGGGGTTATGGCTATAAAAGCTATCTAAAACTGTGTGAGTACCAGCTTTTCCAACCGTTATTTCCATTAATATTTAATCACTTTACTGAACGCCAAGATTCACCAATGGAGCGTATTTTAGTTCAGGTGCTAAAAAACACCGATGATCGTTTACACAATGATAAACAAGTCAATCCGGCATTTTTATTTGCGACGATGTTGTGGTATCCATTGATTGAACATGCGCAGAAGCTAAAACAGGAAAGTGGTTTGGCATATCATGAGGCTTTCTCTTTGGCGATGAACGATGTGTTGGAACTAGAGAATCGCTCATTAGCTATTCCGAAACGCATCACTATCGTCATCAGAGAGATTTGGTCGTTGCAGCTACGCTTGCCACGCCGTGAAGGGGGGCGAGCGTATAAGTTGATGCAACATCCAAAATTTCGCGCCGCCTATGATCTGCTGATGCTACGTGCTGAAGCTGAGAATAATCAAATATTACAGAAGTTAAGTCACTGGTGGATTCAATTTCAAGCAGCGACGTTAGAACAAAAAAAATCAATGCTAGCAACTTTAGCAACATCACGCCGCCCACGTCGCCCCACAAAGCAAAAATCCGTACATCACAGTGAATAA
- the folK gene encoding 2-amino-4-hydroxy-6-hydroxymethyldihydropteridine diphosphokinase, whose protein sequence is MLPDEGEHPQPTTRQLQRRRVYIALGSNLASPLLQINSALEALALLPDTTLIKCSPFYRSKPLGAQEQPDYLNAVVALDTLLPAEKLLDHSQAIERAQGRVRNNQRWAPRELDLDIMLYADQTINTERLTVPHYGLLEREFMLYPLADIAPGLILPNGESIAEKLEKLPKNGLVLW, encoded by the coding sequence ATACTACCTGATGAGGGTGAACACCCGCAGCCAACAACGCGGCAGCTTCAAAGACGAAGGGTATATATCGCGTTGGGTAGTAATCTGGCCTCCCCTCTACTACAAATAAATTCTGCCTTAGAGGCATTGGCACTTTTACCTGATACTACACTGATAAAATGTTCTCCATTTTATCGCAGTAAGCCTTTAGGAGCACAAGAACAGCCAGATTATCTTAACGCCGTAGTTGCGTTAGATACATTACTCCCCGCCGAAAAATTACTGGATCATAGCCAAGCTATTGAACGCGCCCAGGGGCGAGTACGTAACAATCAGCGATGGGCTCCCCGAGAGCTAGATTTAGATATTATGTTATATGCTGATCAGACTATTAATACTGAGCGGCTTACTGTTCCTCATTATGGTTTGCTAGAGCGAGAGTTTATGCTTTACCCTTTAGCGGATATCGCTCCTGGATTAATTTTACCAAACGGTGAATCGATAGCCGAAAAGCTAGAAAAATTACCTAAAAATGGTTTAGTACTTTGGTGA